In a genomic window of Streptomyces pristinaespiralis:
- a CDS encoding response regulator transcription factor, translating into MRVLLIEDDDTIAEPLAEGLVRYGLAVDRVATGTEALGAPYGDIVLLDLGLPDIDGIDVCRRIRQVSDVPIIMLTARGGEADRIVGLEIGADDYLAKPFSIRELIARVRAVTRRTAVAPHSFTTPPEPARPVAVTALPEPSAPAPGTAPAPGARTRRTPCGTEAARPGGLVVDRRTRQVRLGAERVALTPKEFDLLALLAEDPGAVYTRRQIIDQVWDPHFHGPTRTLDVHVATLRRKLGDARWIETVRGVGFRLADHVLLPAPAGAGRPERVRDRTPPVPDRVAPP; encoded by the coding sequence ATGCGCGTGTTGCTCATCGAGGACGACGACACCATCGCCGAGCCCCTGGCCGAAGGACTGGTGCGCTACGGGCTGGCGGTGGACCGGGTCGCCACCGGCACGGAGGCGCTCGGCGCGCCCTACGGGGACATCGTCCTGCTCGATCTCGGCCTGCCCGACATCGACGGGATCGACGTCTGCCGGCGCATCCGCCAGGTCTCCGACGTGCCCATCATCATGCTGACGGCGCGGGGCGGGGAGGCCGACCGGATCGTGGGGCTGGAGATCGGGGCCGACGACTACCTGGCGAAGCCCTTCAGCATCCGTGAGCTGATCGCCCGGGTCCGGGCGGTCACCCGGCGCACGGCAGTTGCCCCCCACTCCTTCACCACTCCGCCGGAACCGGCCCGTCCGGTGGCGGTGACCGCCCTGCCGGAGCCTTCGGCCCCAGCCCCCGGCACGGCCCCCGCGCCCGGCGCCCGCACCCGGCGGACCCCTTGCGGCACGGAGGCAGCGCGGCCGGGAGGGCTCGTCGTCGACCGGCGCACCCGCCAGGTCCGGCTGGGCGCCGAGCGAGTGGCCCTCACTCCCAAGGAGTTCGACCTGCTGGCCCTGCTGGCGGAGGATCCCGGCGCCGTCTACACCCGTCGACAGATCATCGACCAGGTGTGGGACCCGCACTTCCACGGGCCGACCAGAACGCTGGACGTCCACGTGGCGACCCTGCGGCGCAAGCTCGGGGACGCCCGCTGGATCGAGACCGTACGCGGGGTGGGCTTCCGGCTGGCCGACCACGTCCTGCTCCCCGCCCCGGCCGGCGCCGGGCGGCCGGAGCGGGTCCGTGACCGGACGCCGCCGGTCCCCGACCGGGTGGCGCCGCCGTGA
- a CDS encoding GNAT family N-acetyltransferase codes for MTADDCEAVAAIRVGGWRYAYAGLMPQSYLDAMSVEEDAVRRRRYLADGTDVTDVVAERDGDVIGWGCFGPARDEDAPPGTCELYALYVLPERISSGVGHALTAELTGRARARGFALMQLWVLKENARARRFYERAGFLPDGREEPFEVDGVAVPEVRYARWLAAPSAAAGA; via the coding sequence ATGACCGCCGACGACTGCGAGGCGGTCGCGGCGATCCGGGTGGGCGGGTGGCGCTACGCGTACGCCGGGCTGATGCCCCAGTCGTACCTGGACGCCATGAGCGTCGAGGAGGACGCGGTACGCCGCCGCCGGTACCTGGCCGACGGCACCGACGTCACCGACGTGGTCGCCGAGCGGGACGGCGACGTGATCGGCTGGGGCTGCTTCGGACCGGCCCGGGACGAGGACGCCCCGCCCGGGACGTGCGAGCTCTACGCCCTCTACGTCCTGCCCGAGCGCATATCCTCCGGCGTCGGCCACGCGTTGACGGCGGAGCTGACCGGGCGCGCACGGGCGCGAGGCTTCGCGTTGATGCAGCTGTGGGTGCTCAAGGAGAACGCACGCGCCCGCCGCTTCTACGAGCGGGCCGGATTCCTGCCGGACGGCAGGGAGGAGCCGTTCGAGGTCGACGGCGTCGCCGTCCCCGAAGTGCGCTACGCCCGGTGGCTGGCCGCCCCTTCGGCGGCCGCGGGGGCCTGA
- a CDS encoding Rv2578c family radical SAM protein — translation MRWDNLAETPASSGSAALFGTSAVTTRTFDTPEFRGITFHEVRARSILNRVPGASRMPFEWTVNPYRGCSHACVYCFARKTHSYLDLDTGIGFDSQIVVKINAPELLRRQLASRQWQGAHIAMGTNVDCYQRAEGRYRLMPGIISALRDHANPFSILTKGTLILRDLDLLRQAAEVTEVGVSVSVGFTDRELWRTVEPGTPSPERRLDAVRTLTDHGIGCGVLMAPVIPFLGDRPDQLRATVRAIAEAGATSVTPLVLHLRPGAREWFMAWLREHHPHLVARYERLYAEGAYAPRWYQRRITRHVHELAAEFGIGPSSRPGGHRRLPVRGEPGTAPADEPTQLTLL, via the coding sequence ATGCGCTGGGACAATCTGGCAGAAACCCCCGCATCATCAGGGAGCGCCGCCCTGTTCGGGACGTCGGCCGTCACCACCCGGACCTTCGACACGCCCGAATTCAGGGGCATCACCTTCCACGAGGTGCGCGCCCGTTCGATCCTGAACCGGGTGCCCGGGGCCTCCCGGATGCCGTTCGAATGGACGGTGAACCCGTACCGCGGCTGCTCCCACGCCTGCGTGTACTGCTTCGCCCGCAAGACCCACAGTTATCTGGACCTCGACACCGGCATCGGCTTCGACTCCCAGATCGTCGTCAAGATCAACGCCCCCGAGCTGCTGCGCCGCCAGCTCGCCTCCCGGCAGTGGCAGGGGGCGCACATCGCCATGGGCACCAACGTCGACTGCTACCAGCGCGCCGAGGGCCGGTACCGGCTGATGCCCGGCATCATCTCCGCGCTGCGCGACCACGCGAACCCGTTCTCCATCCTCACCAAGGGCACCCTGATCCTGCGCGACCTGGACCTGCTGCGGCAGGCCGCGGAGGTCACAGAGGTCGGCGTCTCCGTCTCCGTCGGCTTCACCGACCGGGAACTGTGGCGCACCGTCGAACCCGGCACCCCCTCCCCCGAGCGCCGGCTCGACGCCGTCCGCACCCTCACCGACCACGGCATCGGCTGCGGTGTCCTGATGGCGCCGGTCATCCCGTTCCTCGGCGACCGTCCGGACCAGCTGCGCGCGACGGTCCGGGCGATCGCCGAAGCGGGAGCCACCTCCGTCACCCCGCTCGTACTGCACCTGCGGCCGGGTGCCCGCGAGTGGTTCATGGCCTGGCTGCGCGAGCACCACCCTCATCTGGTGGCACGGTACGAACGGCTCTACGCCGAGGGCGCCTACGCGCCGAGGTGGTACCAGCGCCGGATCACCCGTCATGTGCACGAGCTGGCCGCCGAGTTCGGCATCGGCCCGTCCTCCCGGCCCGGCGGACACCGGCGCCTGCCGGTGCGCGGCGAACCGGGGACCGCGCCCGCGGACGAACCCACCCAGCTGACACTGCTCTGA
- a CDS encoding carbonic anhydrase translates to MQALLDHARSFHLNPGTDAGTLRALAAGQSPEAMVISCSDSRVVPALITGAGPGEVFELRNAGNIVPPPGSGVPSGEAATVEYALEVLAVRDVVVCGHSHCGAMDALASGSDLSGLPGVEAWLSLVRPALAPYLGTHPGEESRLERIVQRNIVHQLAVLSSYPAARRLMDAGELRLHGWYYRVETGALLELGDDGTFEAR, encoded by the coding sequence ATGCAGGCCCTTCTCGACCATGCGCGTTCCTTCCACCTCAATCCGGGCACGGACGCCGGCACCCTTCGCGCCCTGGCGGCCGGCCAGTCGCCCGAGGCCATGGTCATCAGCTGCTCGGACTCCCGCGTCGTCCCCGCGCTCATCACCGGCGCCGGGCCCGGCGAGGTGTTCGAACTGCGCAACGCCGGCAACATCGTGCCCCCACCAGGCTCCGGCGTCCCTTCGGGCGAGGCCGCCACCGTCGAGTACGCGCTCGAGGTGCTGGCCGTGCGGGACGTGGTGGTGTGCGGCCACTCCCACTGCGGGGCGATGGACGCCCTGGCCTCTGGCAGCGACCTTTCCGGGCTCCCGGGCGTCGAGGCGTGGCTGTCGCTCGTGCGGCCCGCGCTCGCCCCCTACCTCGGCACGCACCCCGGCGAGGAGTCGCGGCTCGAGCGGATCGTGCAGCGCAACATCGTGCACCAGCTCGCGGTTCTCAGCTCCTATCCGGCGGCCCGCCGGCTCATGGACGCGGGCGAACTCCGCCTGCACGGCTGGTACTACCGCGTCGAGACCGGAGCGCTGCTGGAGCTCGGGGACGACGGGACGTTCGAGGCCCGCTGA
- a CDS encoding SulP family inorganic anion transporter, which produces MTSPTRKRARHARPPSRTFPTRPAAGRRPGGAPVDRRPTLVEELRGASPVTEIVASFVVFLVALPLCIGVAVASGAPAELGIVSGVVGGLVVGLMRGSTLQVSGPAAGLAALVAEAIATHGAATLGVIVLASGVLQIGLALIRLGRMFQAISVAVVQGMLAGIGLPLMISQSYVLADSKAPGTPVQNALGLPGLLTTALSTSDALIATVLGLATVALCFVWKKLPGPVGKVPAPLVGVAVGMAVAALPGVRIDTLQVGDLVASVHLPGAAEFASLADPAVLATVLTFTVIASAESLFTAAAVDRMHTGPRTRYNTELLSQGVGNTVCGTLGALPMTAVVARSSANVQAGARTRLSRTLHGLWLLGFALLLPGLLALVPITVLAGVLVHSGWKLLAPEQFPRLWKQDRGEAVVMAVTTLAIFGTALLEGVLVGLAAGVVLAVLRMSRTTVRHSTDGDTAKLTMTGSATFIRLPQLLDALDAVAAAGRPRIRLDLTAMTHLDHACRTQVDEFVAQQRRSGTVRVELLLPGGPNGAPGVDPGGPPPGDLPGAAGEKAPDLPHRTARPTRGRVATPSRPGLGPDAEPFAPGREFTGTAATEEFDVGEWEQAYVGEPARRDIRAAPEGSHRRDPRRSGTARGGRHDVRAPGPDDSWP; this is translated from the coding sequence ATGACTTCCCCCACCCGAAAACGCGCCCGTCACGCACGCCCCCCGAGCAGGACCTTCCCCACCCGTCCCGCCGCCGGGCGCCGCCCGGGCGGCGCGCCCGTGGACCGGCGCCCGACCCTCGTCGAAGAACTGCGCGGGGCATCCCCCGTCACCGAGATCGTGGCATCGTTCGTCGTCTTCCTCGTCGCGCTGCCCCTGTGCATCGGTGTGGCCGTCGCCTCAGGCGCCCCCGCCGAACTCGGCATCGTCTCCGGTGTCGTCGGAGGGCTGGTCGTCGGCCTGATGCGCGGCAGCACCCTCCAGGTCAGCGGGCCCGCGGCCGGCCTCGCCGCGCTGGTCGCGGAGGCCATCGCCACGCACGGAGCGGCGACGCTCGGCGTCATCGTGCTGGCATCAGGAGTGCTTCAGATCGGCCTCGCGCTCATCAGGCTCGGCCGCATGTTCCAGGCGATCTCCGTCGCCGTGGTCCAGGGCATGCTGGCGGGCATCGGCCTGCCTCTCATGATCAGCCAGTCCTATGTGCTGGCCGACAGCAAGGCCCCGGGCACTCCGGTTCAGAACGCGCTGGGCCTGCCCGGCCTGCTCACCACGGCCCTCAGCACCTCCGACGCGCTGATCGCCACGGTGCTCGGCCTCGCGACGGTGGCGCTGTGCTTCGTCTGGAAGAAACTGCCGGGCCCCGTGGGCAAGGTGCCGGCGCCACTGGTCGGGGTCGCCGTGGGGATGGCGGTGGCCGCGCTGCCCGGAGTGCGGATCGACACCCTCCAGGTGGGCGATCTGGTGGCCTCCGTGCACCTTCCCGGTGCCGCGGAGTTCGCCTCGCTGGCGGACCCGGCCGTGCTGGCCACCGTGCTCACCTTCACGGTGATCGCCTCGGCGGAGAGCCTTTTCACGGCCGCCGCCGTGGACCGTATGCACACCGGCCCCCGCACCCGCTACAACACGGAACTGCTCTCCCAGGGCGTGGGCAACACGGTGTGCGGCACCCTCGGCGCACTGCCCATGACGGCCGTGGTCGCGCGCAGTTCGGCCAACGTCCAGGCGGGAGCGAGGACACGGCTCTCCCGCACGCTGCACGGCCTGTGGCTGCTGGGCTTCGCCCTGCTGCTGCCCGGCCTCCTCGCCCTCGTACCCATCACGGTGCTGGCGGGGGTGCTGGTGCACAGCGGCTGGAAGCTCCTCGCGCCGGAACAGTTCCCCCGGCTGTGGAAGCAGGACAGGGGAGAGGCGGTCGTGATGGCCGTCACCACCCTCGCCATCTTCGGGACGGCCCTGCTGGAAGGCGTACTCGTCGGCCTGGCCGCGGGTGTCGTGCTCGCCGTGCTCCGCATGTCCCGGACCACGGTGCGGCACAGCACCGACGGGGACACGGCGAAACTCACCATGACCGGCAGCGCCACCTTCATCAGGCTCCCGCAGCTGCTCGACGCGCTCGACGCCGTCGCCGCGGCCGGCAGGCCCCGGATCCGGCTGGACCTCACGGCCATGACCCACCTCGACCACGCCTGCCGCACCCAGGTCGACGAGTTCGTCGCCCAGCAGCGCAGGAGCGGAACGGTCCGGGTGGAACTGCTGCTCCCGGGCGGCCCGAACGGCGCCCCCGGGGTGGATCCCGGCGGGCCGCCGCCCGGCGACCTGCCCGGGGCGGCGGGGGAGAAGGCGCCGGACCTGCCGCACCGCACGGCCCGGCCGACCCGTGGCCGGGTGGCCACGCCGTCCCGTCCCGGCCTCGGACCGGACGCCGAACCGTTCGCTCCCGGACGGGAGTTCACGGGCACGGCCGCGACCGAGGAATTCGACGTCGGCGAGTGGGAGCAGGCTTACGTGGGTGAGCCGGCCCGTCGCGACATCCGCGCGGCCCCGGAGGGTTCGCACCGCCGCGACCCGAGGCGGTCGGGGACCGCCCGCGGCGGCCGGCACGACGTACGGGCCCCCGGCCCGGACGACTCGTGGCCGTAG